In a single window of the Pseudohongiella acticola genome:
- the thiC gene encoding phosphomethylpyrimidine synthase ThiC, translating to MSAKPEHFLDRITELDDRTRYEFSSSGKVYVQGSRTDIQVPMREIRQSDTLTEKGNESNPAIRVYDTSGLYSDPSAHVDLRTGLPAIRAPWIDERDDTELLTGVSSEFGRQRQNDVQTAHLRFEHLHKPRRAKAGANVTQLHYARQGIITPEMEFIAIRENMSIAQMQQQQLTGKGDVTDLGFQHPGQSFGAAIPKEITPEFVRDEVARGRAIIPMNINHPEIEPMIIGRNFLTKVNANIGNSAVTSSIEEEVEKLAWSARWGADTVMDLSTGKNIHETREWIIRNSMLPIGTVPIYQALEKVGGVAEDLTWEIFRDTLIEQAEQGVDYFTIHAGVLLRYVPMTAKRVTGIVSRGGSIMAKWCLSHHKESFLYTHFEDICEIMKAYDVSFSLGDGLRPGSIADANDEAQFAELETLGELTKIAWKHDVQCMIEGPGHVPMHMIKENMDKQLEVCAEAPFYTLGPLTTDIAPGYDHITSGIGAAMIGWFGCAMLCYVTPKEHLGLPDKQDVKEGLMAYKIAAHAADLAKGHPGAQLRDNALSKARFEFRWEDQFNLGLDPDTARAYHDETLPKESGKVAHFCSMCGPKFCSMKISQEVRDFAAAQEAADGVGIVDVDAGMEQMAEEYNKTGRQLYHKV from the coding sequence ATGAGTGCCAAGCCAGAACACTTTCTCGACAGAATTACCGAACTGGACGACAGAACCCGTTACGAGTTCAGCAGTTCCGGTAAAGTATACGTGCAGGGAAGCCGTACTGACATTCAGGTGCCGATGCGTGAAATCCGCCAGTCCGACACCCTGACTGAAAAAGGCAACGAGTCAAATCCGGCAATTCGTGTCTATGACACCTCCGGCCTGTATTCCGATCCCTCGGCCCACGTTGACCTGCGCACCGGTCTGCCGGCCATTCGCGCGCCCTGGATCGACGAGCGTGATGATACCGAGCTATTGACCGGGGTCAGCTCCGAGTTCGGCCGTCAACGCCAGAACGATGTGCAGACCGCTCACCTGCGCTTTGAGCACCTGCACAAGCCGCGCCGTGCCAAAGCCGGCGCCAACGTTACCCAGCTGCACTATGCACGCCAGGGCATCATCACGCCGGAAATGGAATTCATCGCCATTCGCGAGAACATGAGCATTGCCCAGATGCAACAGCAGCAACTGACCGGCAAAGGTGATGTCACCGATCTGGGTTTCCAGCATCCGGGCCAGTCCTTTGGCGCTGCCATCCCCAAAGAAATTACGCCGGAGTTTGTGCGCGATGAAGTGGCCCGTGGTCGTGCCATCATCCCGATGAACATCAACCACCCGGAAATTGAACCGATGATCATCGGTCGCAACTTCCTGACCAAGGTTAATGCCAACATCGGCAACTCGGCGGTGACCTCTTCCATCGAAGAGGAAGTCGAGAAGCTGGCCTGGTCGGCGCGCTGGGGCGCGGACACGGTCATGGATCTGTCGACCGGCAAGAACATTCACGAAACCCGTGAATGGATCATTCGTAATTCAATGCTGCCGATTGGTACGGTGCCGATTTACCAGGCACTGGAAAAAGTCGGCGGCGTTGCCGAAGACCTGACCTGGGAAATTTTCCGTGACACATTGATTGAACAGGCCGAGCAGGGCGTGGACTATTTCACCATCCATGCCGGGGTGCTGCTGCGTTATGTGCCCATGACTGCCAAGCGCGTTACCGGCATTGTTTCCCGTGGTGGTTCCATCATGGCCAAGTGGTGCCTGTCGCATCACAAGGAAAGTTTCCTGTACACGCACTTCGAAGATATCTGCGAGATCATGAAAGCATACGATGTCTCTTTCTCGCTGGGTGACGGTCTGCGTCCGGGCTCGATTGCCGATGCCAACGACGAGGCACAGTTTGCCGAACTGGAAACACTGGGCGAACTCACCAAGATCGCCTGGAAACATGATGTGCAGTGCATGATCGAAGGGCCCGGTCACGTGCCCATGCACATGATCAAAGAGAACATGGACAAGCAGTTGGAAGTTTGCGCCGAGGCTCCGTTCTACACACTCGGACCGTTGACCACCGACATCGCACCAGGCTACGACCATATTACCTCCGGTATCGGCGCCGCCATGATCGGCTGGTTCGGCTGCGCCATGTTGTGCTACGTGACCCCTAAGGAGCATCTGGGGTTGCCGGACAAGCAGGACGTGAAAGAAGGTCTGATGGCTTACAAGATCGCGGCGCATGCCGCGGATCTGGCCAAAGGCCATCCGGGTGCGCAGTTGCGTGACAATGCTCTGTCCAAGGCGCGCTTTGAATTCCGTTGGGAAGATCAGTTCAATCTGGGGCTGGATCCGGATACAGCGCGTGCCTATCACGACGAGACGCTGCCCAAGGAATCAGGCAAAGTGGCCCACTTCTGCTCCATGTGTGGACCCAAGTTCTGTTCCATGAAAATCAGTCAGGAAGTGCGTGACTTTGCTGCAGCGCAGGAAGCTGCCGATGGCGTTGGTATAGTGGATGTTGACGCCGGTATGGAACAGATGGCTGAAGAGTACAACAAGACCGGGCGCCAGTTGTATCACAAGGTGTAA
- the pdsS gene encoding proteobacterial dedicated sortase system histidine kinase yields the protein MPGALKNPFGIRSKLVFLSSFLLVIPWLGYQYILEMEEYLRRGQEQVVLGTAQALATALNERPELFDEGTFSPARRSENLYVYPIYSPLSLDDLTLVDWRDYQRYELSYGRANTIATPLNPQSEFSRYYHNDESLNFKLLLGEHNRYLYAYVKVVDNNIVYRAPDSLSIHRSDFLQVSMVSRDNQLQRFVISPRGPEFIYAYEIGDDLRDIGALEHEERISGQWYETEDGYIVEMRMPLNMLGDNFGLAIYDVDSAEARNVNAVVATSSVNNPQRLGSLLRPTPEIDKIVEGMGHTNSRIQVVDRGSRVLLSVGDIQSASGLSIAPESPEESDNRYWRYIENNILHPMYYRVLTKPSNDFIDELYTGSTLAGAHLSAALDGQPRTQFRSIDDNRTRILEAAYPIYADGEIMGAVAVDQNMNGIRTFRNQALETLFNTILGVMLLVVFGLFFFASRISARIRALRNQAENIIDDNGRLKNTIVASGNSDEIGDLSRSFYNIVERLGQYTNYLENMSSRLSHELRTPVTVVRSSLENLGMTAQDKESSVYIQRAEEGISRLNLILTNMSEATRLEQMLQTSEKEVIDLEKVLAGCVEGYRLAYPDAVIKADLQGPVMINGVPEYIAQLMDKLIANAVEFTYPQKPITVFCRAIKGRAVLRVTNYGPYLPEEMKGRLFDSMISVRPQEKQREPHLGMGLHIARLVSEFHQGQIRAENIAEFEGVAITLLIPLLPDPHR from the coding sequence ATGCCCGGGGCACTGAAAAACCCATTTGGAATTCGCTCGAAGCTGGTGTTTCTGTCCAGCTTTCTGCTGGTCATTCCCTGGCTTGGGTATCAGTATATTCTGGAGATGGAAGAATACCTGCGCCGCGGCCAGGAACAGGTCGTGCTGGGCACCGCCCAGGCGCTGGCGACAGCTCTGAACGAACGGCCCGAGCTGTTTGACGAAGGCACCTTCAGTCCGGCCCGTCGCAGCGAAAACCTGTACGTGTATCCAATCTATTCACCCTTGTCGCTGGATGACCTCACCCTGGTCGACTGGCGCGACTATCAGCGTTATGAGCTGTCCTACGGCCGTGCCAACACCATTGCCACACCGCTGAACCCGCAAAGCGAGTTCTCGCGTTATTACCACAATGACGAATCGCTGAACTTCAAACTGCTGCTGGGCGAACACAACCGCTACCTGTACGCCTACGTCAAAGTGGTAGATAACAACATTGTCTACCGCGCACCGGACAGTCTCAGCATTCATCGCAGTGACTTTCTGCAGGTGTCCATGGTGTCGCGAGACAACCAGTTGCAGCGTTTTGTCATCTCGCCGCGCGGCCCCGAATTCATCTACGCCTATGAAATAGGCGACGATCTGCGCGACATTGGCGCATTGGAGCATGAGGAGCGTATCAGCGGGCAATGGTATGAAACCGAAGACGGTTATATTGTTGAAATGCGCATGCCGCTGAACATGCTGGGCGACAATTTTGGTCTGGCCATCTATGACGTCGACAGCGCCGAGGCCAGGAATGTCAACGCGGTGGTGGCGACATCCAGTGTCAATAATCCACAGCGACTGGGCTCACTACTGCGCCCGACACCGGAGATCGACAAGATTGTTGAAGGCATGGGGCACACCAACTCGCGCATTCAGGTGGTGGACCGGGGCAGTCGTGTATTGCTCAGTGTCGGCGATATCCAGTCAGCCAGCGGTCTCAGCATTGCGCCGGAATCCCCGGAGGAATCGGACAACCGGTACTGGCGCTATATTGAAAACAATATTCTGCACCCGATGTATTACCGGGTTCTGACCAAACCCTCCAATGACTTTATTGACGAGCTTTATACCGGCAGTACGCTGGCGGGCGCGCACCTGAGCGCCGCGCTCGATGGTCAGCCGCGCACTCAGTTCCGCTCCATTGACGACAACCGCACACGTATTCTGGAAGCGGCTTACCCCATTTATGCCGATGGTGAAATCATGGGTGCGGTGGCGGTGGATCAGAACATGAATGGCATACGCACATTCCGTAACCAGGCCCTGGAAACTTTGTTCAATACCATTCTGGGCGTGATGCTGTTGGTGGTATTCGGTCTGTTCTTTTTTGCGTCGCGTATATCGGCGCGGATCCGGGCGCTGCGTAACCAGGCGGAGAATATCATCGATGACAATGGGCGCCTGAAAAACACCATCGTCGCCAGCGGCAACTCGGATGAGATCGGTGACCTGTCACGCAGTTTCTACAATATTGTGGAACGGCTGGGGCAATACACCAATTATCTGGAGAACATGTCATCACGCCTGTCGCACGAGCTGCGCACACCGGTCACTGTGGTGCGCTCGTCACTGGAGAATCTGGGCATGACGGCGCAAGACAAAGAGTCCTCGGTTTATATTCAGCGCGCGGAAGAAGGCATCAGTCGACTCAACCTGATTCTGACCAACATGAGCGAAGCCACGCGACTCGAGCAGATGCTGCAAACCTCAGAGAAAGAAGTGATTGACCTGGAGAAGGTATTGGCTGGCTGTGTTGAAGGCTATCGGCTGGCGTACCCGGATGCGGTGATCAAGGCGGACCTGCAGGGGCCGGTGATGATCAATGGTGTGCCCGAATATATCGCGCAGTTAATGGACAAGCTGATCGCCAATGCAGTTGAGTTCACCTACCCGCAAAAACCGATTACCGTTTTCTGTCGTGCCATCAAGGGCAGGGCGGTGCTGCGGGTGACAAACTACGGCCCCTATCTTCCGGAAGAAATGAAGGGACGTCTGTTTGATTCCATGATTTCAGTGCGGCCGCAGGAGAAGCAGCGCGAACCCCATCTGGGTATGGGGCTGCACATTGCACGACTGGTTTCCGAGTTTCATCAGGGTCAGATTCGCGCCGAGAACATCGCCGAATTTGAAGGCGTGGCAATTACCCTGTTGATTCCTCTGTTGCCGGATCCGCATCGCTAA
- a CDS encoding 3-deoxy-7-phosphoheptulonate synthase gives MTDIKADDLNIESIEALMTPQQLKADLPLEGAALASVRDARQSIFNILDRKDPRLFVVVGPCSIHDTEAALDYARRLQKLADEVKDTLCLVMRVYFEKPRTSVGWKGLINDPFMDDTFQIEEGLRIGRKLLLDIVGMGLPASTEALDPISPQYLQDLISWSAIGARTTESQTHREMSSGLSSAVGFKNGTDGGLTVAVNAMQSVSHPHRFLGISKEGQVAVVKTKGNPYAHVVLRGGNAGPNYDSVHVAQAEAALEKGGVNTNIMIDCSHANSNKDPSIQSLVLKDVTNQILEGNQSIIGVMLESNINFGNQKIPKDLNDLEYGVSVTDACIDWSETERTIREMAAKLKDVLPARKA, from the coding sequence ATGACTGACATAAAAGCAGACGATTTGAACATTGAGTCCATCGAGGCCTTGATGACCCCGCAACAGCTTAAGGCTGACCTGCCACTGGAAGGTGCCGCACTGGCGTCAGTGCGCGATGCCCGGCAGAGCATTTTTAATATCCTGGATCGAAAAGACCCGCGCCTGTTTGTGGTGGTGGGGCCGTGTTCGATTCACGATACGGAAGCTGCGCTGGATTACGCCCGTCGCCTGCAGAAGTTGGCTGACGAGGTCAAGGATACGCTGTGCCTGGTCATGCGTGTGTATTTTGAGAAACCCCGGACATCGGTGGGCTGGAAAGGTCTGATCAATGACCCGTTTATGGATGACACATTCCAGATAGAAGAAGGCCTGCGCATCGGGCGCAAGCTGTTGCTGGATATTGTGGGCATGGGCCTGCCAGCATCAACCGAAGCACTGGATCCGATTTCGCCCCAGTACCTTCAGGATCTGATTTCATGGTCAGCCATTGGCGCCCGCACCACGGAGTCGCAGACTCACCGTGAGATGTCCAGTGGCCTATCGTCAGCAGTTGGCTTCAAGAACGGCACTGACGGTGGCCTGACCGTGGCGGTCAATGCCATGCAGTCGGTCAGTCACCCGCACCGTTTCCTGGGCATCAGCAAGGAAGGTCAGGTCGCCGTGGTCAAGACCAAAGGCAATCCCTACGCACACGTTGTGCTGCGGGGCGGTAATGCCGGCCCCAATTACGACTCGGTGCATGTTGCGCAGGCAGAAGCCGCGCTGGAAAAAGGCGGTGTAAACACCAACATCATGATTGACTGCAGCCACGCCAATTCCAACAAGGATCCGTCGATTCAGTCGCTGGTATTAAAGGATGTCACCAACCAGATCCTGGAAGGCAACCAGTCCATTATTGGTGTGATGCTGGAAAGCAACATCAATTTTGGCAACCAGAAGATCCCCAAGGATCTTAATGATCTGGAATACGGTGTGTCAGTGACCGATGCCTGTATCGACTGGAGTGAAACCGAGCGCACAATCCGGGAAATGGCCGCCAAACTGAAAGACGTGTTGCCGGCCCGCAAAGCCTGA
- a CDS encoding DUF2878 domain-containing protein, whose amino-acid sequence MTALTSHRPVVLLGALHLSQRQHTIPNAVAFQLGWWACVLGGSWLAMAVMPAVVALHLNAVPDKRTEFLFLLQCTALGFICDMALISAGILETGYFLPPLWLTSLWILFGTTVGYALRFFHDRLALCIAGGAVFAPTSYFGGAKLADVTLLEPIWLALLIISLMWAMMFPLLIRLHALNKKRFSKKALTH is encoded by the coding sequence GTGACGGCATTGACCAGTCATCGTCCGGTCGTGTTGTTGGGCGCCCTACATCTGTCACAGCGCCAGCACACTATTCCGAACGCAGTTGCCTTTCAGCTTGGCTGGTGGGCGTGCGTGCTGGGTGGCTCCTGGCTCGCGATGGCAGTGATGCCGGCGGTGGTTGCGTTACACCTGAACGCAGTGCCAGACAAACGCACCGAGTTTTTATTCCTGCTGCAGTGCACTGCCCTCGGTTTCATCTGTGACATGGCGCTCATTTCGGCGGGCATACTGGAGACCGGGTATTTTCTGCCACCGCTCTGGCTCACCAGTCTCTGGATCCTGTTCGGTACTACGGTGGGTTATGCGTTACGCTTTTTCCATGACCGCCTCGCGCTTTGTATCGCCGGCGGCGCCGTGTTTGCACCTACGTCGTACTTTGGCGGGGCGAAACTGGCCGACGTTACCCTGCTGGAACCGATCTGGCTGGCCCTGCTGATCATCAGTTTGATGTGGGCCATGATGTTCCCTTTGTTGATCAGACTGCATGCCCTGAACAAAAAACGGTTTAGCAAAAAAGCACTGACCCATTAA
- the pdsR gene encoding proteobacterial dedicated sortase system response regulator, with protein MARRIAIVEDEAAIRENYADVLRKQGYEVQTFANRREAMKAFDLRLPNLAIIDIGLENEIDGGFTLCQSLRSMSETLPIIFLTARDNDFDTVSGLRMGADDYLTKDISLPHLSARIAALFRRQDALNLPTSPENLLQRDKLVLDIGRLTVQWDGIPVPLTVTEFWMVHALVKFPGHVKSRQVLMQESKIFVDGSTITSHVKRIRRKFIQVDADFDCIETVYGMGYRWNTTVTGASADSQGQS; from the coding sequence ATGGCGCGAAGAATTGCAATTGTGGAAGATGAAGCGGCGATTCGCGAGAATTACGCGGATGTGTTGCGCAAGCAGGGTTACGAAGTCCAGACCTTTGCCAATCGCCGCGAGGCGATGAAGGCGTTTGATCTGCGTTTGCCCAACCTGGCTATCATCGATATCGGTCTGGAGAACGAGATCGACGGTGGTTTTACCCTGTGCCAGAGCCTGCGCTCAATGTCAGAGACCCTGCCCATCATCTTCCTGACCGCACGTGACAATGACTTCGACACCGTCAGCGGTCTGCGCATGGGCGCAGATGACTACCTGACCAAGGATATCAGCCTGCCGCACCTGTCAGCCCGCATTGCGGCGCTGTTCCGTCGCCAGGACGCGCTCAACCTGCCCACTTCCCCGGAGAATCTGTTGCAGCGCGACAAGCTGGTGCTGGATATCGGGCGCCTGACCGTGCAGTGGGACGGTATTCCGGTGCCACTGACGGTAACCGAATTCTGGATGGTGCACGCACTGGTGAAGTTTCCCGGTCATGTCAAAAGCCGGCAGGTGTTAATGCAGGAGTCGAAAATTTTTGTTGATGGCAGCACCATCACCTCGCACGTTAAACGCATCCGCCGCAAATTTATTCAGGTTGACGCCGACTTTGACTGTATCGAAACCGTGTACGGCATGGGCTATCGCTGGAACACAACCGTGACCGGCGCCAGCGCTGACAGCCAGGGCCAGTCCTGA
- a CDS encoding TolC family outer membrane protein encodes MRCFPRTLALAAGLLISAQPVLADDLVSILELAMRNDPTLRQAQAQLRSGQQQVTLARSSLLPQASANFSEQRQAAGPEDVVDLTDLNSESTRYGLNVSQALLNMPNWYSYQGAKEADQARMFNFAAQEQALIIRVATAYFNVLRNIDQLDTRRQEEEASQREFERTQQREEVGLVAITEVYEAQAVYDLGRNNTLLAEDALASSYEALEAITGQPHPNIDVLSEEFPVVEADGSMADWVNEALNSNPQLLAARYNVEAQSQIAKARSTERWPTVSLQGGYSNSETNSGQGTDGSQRAVGAIEGVSIALSVSIPLYTGHALTARRQQAEYDLVAQQEQANLIRRTTTQDIRNAYRRVNTDSMVIAQRQQAIISARSALNAIEAGYEVGTRNIVDVLQARQQLFGALRNYSDARYNYIIDTLELKRTAGVLTPQDIIDLNQWLVDEPATAP; translated from the coding sequence ATGCGATGTTTCCCCCGCACGCTGGCTCTTGCAGCCGGGCTGCTTATTTCTGCACAACCCGTCCTGGCGGACGATCTGGTAAGTATTCTGGAATTGGCCATGCGCAACGACCCGACCCTGCGTCAGGCGCAGGCGCAATTGCGCTCCGGCCAGCAACAGGTAACGCTGGCCCGCTCCAGCCTGCTGCCTCAGGCCAGTGCCAACTTCTCAGAACAACGCCAGGCGGCCGGCCCCGAAGATGTCGTCGACCTGACTGACCTCAACTCCGAATCAACGCGCTACGGTCTCAACGTCAGCCAGGCGCTGCTGAACATGCCCAACTGGTATAGCTACCAGGGAGCAAAAGAAGCCGACCAGGCGCGCATGTTCAACTTTGCCGCGCAGGAACAGGCACTGATCATCCGGGTTGCCACCGCGTATTTTAATGTCCTGCGCAACATCGATCAGCTCGACACGCGCCGACAGGAAGAAGAAGCCTCACAACGCGAATTCGAGCGCACACAGCAACGTGAAGAAGTCGGCCTGGTTGCCATCACCGAAGTCTATGAAGCACAGGCCGTCTACGATCTGGGCCGCAACAATACCCTGCTGGCCGAAGACGCGCTGGCAAGCAGTTATGAAGCGCTGGAAGCGATTACCGGTCAGCCGCATCCGAACATTGATGTGCTGAGCGAGGAGTTCCCCGTTGTTGAGGCCGATGGCAGCATGGCGGACTGGGTCAATGAGGCACTCAACAGCAACCCCCAATTACTGGCGGCACGCTACAACGTGGAAGCCCAGTCCCAGATCGCCAAGGCCCGCAGCACAGAACGCTGGCCCACGGTAAGCCTGCAGGGCGGTTACTCCAACAGCGAGACCAACAGCGGTCAGGGTACGGATGGCAGCCAGCGTGCGGTGGGTGCGATTGAAGGCGTGAGCATTGCACTGTCGGTCAGCATTCCGCTGTACACCGGGCATGCCCTGACGGCACGTCGACAGCAGGCCGAGTACGACCTCGTGGCGCAACAGGAACAGGCCAACCTGATCCGCCGCACCACCACGCAAGATATCCGTAACGCCTACCGTCGCGTCAACACCGACTCCATGGTCATCGCGCAACGCCAGCAGGCAATCATTTCAGCGCGCTCGGCGCTGAATGCGATTGAAGCCGGTTATGAAGTGGGTACGCGCAATATTGTTGACGTGCTGCAGGCCCGCCAGCAGTTGTTCGGCGCGCTGCGTAACTATTCCGATGCCCGCTACAACTACATCATTGATACCCTGGAGCTGAAACGCACCGCTGGCGTGTTGACGCCACAGGATATCATTGACCTGAACCAGTGGCTGGTCGACGAACCCGCCACTGCGCCCTAA
- a CDS encoding DUF2889 domain-containing protein, giving the protein MALTQAVAREHIHTRQINFTGYEREDGWFDIEAHLTDTKTYAFSNNWRGTIEPGEALHEMLLRVTINDKFQIQDIEAATEHSPFSICPDITPVYKALIGVTMGPGWRRVIRERVGGMQGCTHLTELLYPMATVAIQTIKPLQNHRRKLADSDSKQHVGRPFVLNTCHAWAEHSPVVKENAPDYYVPRAKESEDNAASGNNDSISLTSLSDADPATEESTG; this is encoded by the coding sequence ATGGCATTGACACAGGCAGTAGCGCGCGAACATATCCATACGCGCCAGATCAACTTCACCGGCTATGAACGTGAGGATGGCTGGTTTGACATCGAAGCTCATCTGACTGACACCAAGACCTATGCCTTTAGCAACAACTGGCGTGGCACCATTGAGCCGGGTGAAGCGCTGCATGAGATGCTGCTGCGCGTCACCATCAATGACAAATTCCAGATTCAGGATATTGAAGCCGCCACCGAGCACAGTCCGTTCTCCATCTGCCCGGATATCACCCCGGTCTACAAGGCGCTGATTGGCGTCACCATGGGGCCGGGCTGGCGTCGTGTCATCCGCGAACGCGTGGGCGGCATGCAGGGCTGCACCCATCTGACCGAACTGCTTTATCCGATGGCAACCGTGGCCATTCAGACCATCAAGCCGCTGCAGAACCACCGCCGCAAACTCGCCGACTCCGACAGCAAGCAGCATGTGGGTCGCCCGTTTGTGCTCAATACCTGTCATGCCTGGGCCGAGCACTCGCCGGTAGTGAAAGAGAATGCCCCGGACTACTATGTTCCACGCGCCAAGGAATCTGAAGACAATGCGGCATCCGGAAACAACGACAGCATTTCGTTAACGTCGCTTAGCGATGCGGATCCGGCAACAGAGGAATCAACAGGGTAA
- the hemH gene encoding ferrochelatase, which translates to MKFQGSPGFTHAQRDRIGVLVTNLGTPDAPTPSALYRYLKQFLWDPRVVELPRPLWWLVLNGVILNIRPRRSAKSYATVFTDEGSPLLFHTRNQANALSTMLQSRGHEDLVVDFAMRYGNPSIPSVLENMMQQGVRRLLVVPLYPQYSASTTASTFDAVSDDFKRRRLLPELRFVNHYHDFEPFIAAAAQRIQAHWAEHGRADKLMFSYHGVPKKYLLNGDPYFCECHKTSRLLAQALELGDDEWMTTFQSRFGREEWLNPYTDETLKSLPAQGVKSVQIFCPGFSADCLETIEEIGEENREYFEQAGGERYEYISALNDRPEHISALADLVQLHLSGWQAPEADPERQARARAQGASE; encoded by the coding sequence ATGAAATTCCAAGGCAGTCCGGGTTTCACTCACGCGCAGCGCGATCGCATCGGCGTGCTGGTCACCAATCTGGGAACACCCGATGCACCTACGCCATCGGCGCTGTATCGCTATCTCAAACAATTCCTGTGGGACCCGCGTGTGGTGGAGTTGCCCAGGCCATTATGGTGGCTGGTTCTGAACGGCGTCATTCTCAATATTCGTCCGCGCCGCTCCGCGAAATCCTACGCCACCGTGTTTACCGATGAAGGTTCGCCCCTGTTATTCCATACCCGCAATCAGGCCAATGCACTGTCAACGATGCTGCAATCCCGTGGTCACGAGGATCTGGTGGTGGACTTTGCCATGCGCTACGGCAATCCCTCGATTCCCTCAGTACTGGAAAACATGATGCAGCAGGGTGTGCGCAGACTGCTGGTGGTACCCCTGTATCCGCAGTATTCAGCCTCCACCACGGCGTCGACTTTCGATGCTGTCAGTGATGATTTCAAGCGGCGCCGCTTGCTGCCGGAGCTGAGATTCGTCAATCACTATCATGATTTTGAGCCGTTTATCGCTGCCGCCGCGCAGCGTATTCAGGCGCACTGGGCAGAGCATGGCCGCGCCGACAAACTGATGTTTTCCTATCACGGCGTGCCCAAAAAATACCTGCTCAACGGTGATCCGTATTTCTGTGAATGCCACAAGACCTCGCGCCTGCTGGCGCAGGCACTGGAGCTGGGTGACGATGAATGGATGACCACCTTCCAGTCGCGTTTTGGTCGTGAAGAATGGTTGAACCCGTACACCGATGAAACCCTGAAATCACTGCCGGCACAGGGCGTCAAATCGGTACAGATTTTCTGTCCGGGGTTTTCGGCTGACTGCCTGGAGACCATCGAAGAAATTGGCGAGGAGAATCGGGAGTATTTTGAACAGGCGGGCGGGGAGCGCTATGAATATATCAGCGCCCTGAACGACAGGCCCGAACACATCAGCGCGCTGGCTGACCTGGTGCAGTTACATCTGTCCGGATGGCAGGCGCCGGAGGCAGACCCGGAGCGTCAGGCTCGTGCCCGCGCTCAGGGCGCCTCCGAATAA
- a CDS encoding glutathione S-transferase family protein: MSSTRLVIGNKNFSSWSMRPWLLLKHFEIPFEEVNVALYQRNTAEKLGPLSPSLKVPALLHHETTVWDSMAICEYVSEALLDGKGWPASPRKRATARSVCAEIHAEFANLKKDWPMNCKASVDLSVSEPIAEEIARIDAIWSCCRRKHGLGGEYLYGRFSIADCMSAPIALVLRSYGAELSAGAQRYADTLLAHPAVQEWISQGQAEEDPDTAMPFASSM; the protein is encoded by the coding sequence ATGAGCAGCACCCGATTGGTCATTGGCAACAAAAACTTCTCCTCGTGGTCGATGCGGCCCTGGCTGCTGCTGAAGCACTTCGAGATACCGTTTGAGGAGGTCAATGTCGCCCTGTATCAGCGCAATACGGCCGAAAAGCTGGGTCCGTTGTCGCCGTCGCTGAAGGTGCCTGCCCTGCTGCATCATGAAACCACGGTCTGGGACTCAATGGCGATTTGTGAGTATGTTTCCGAGGCCCTGCTTGACGGTAAAGGCTGGCCTGCCAGCCCGCGCAAACGCGCCACCGCCCGATCAGTGTGCGCGGAGATTCATGCCGAATTTGCCAATCTCAAGAAAGACTGGCCGATGAACTGCAAAGCCAGTGTCGACCTGTCTGTGTCCGAGCCTATAGCAGAGGAAATTGCCCGTATTGATGCGATCTGGAGCTGCTGCCGCCGCAAGCATGGCCTGGGCGGTGAATATCTGTATGGCCGCTTCTCCATAGCCGACTGCATGTCCGCGCCCATTGCCCTGGTCTTACGCAGTTACGGTGCCGAGCTCAGTGCCGGGGCACAGCGTTATGCCGATACCCTGCTGGCACATCCGGCCGTGCAGGAGTGGATCAGCCAGGGTCAGGCCGAGGAAGATCCCGATACCGCAATGCCGTTCGCCAGCAGTATGTGA